Proteins found in one Lathamus discolor isolate bLatDis1 chromosome 7, bLatDis1.hap1, whole genome shotgun sequence genomic segment:
- the HYAL1 gene encoding hyaluronidase-1 — protein MALWWSCWVFLLLLPSLACTGGPGPVLVNRPFVTVWNIPTERCAEKYNVTLNLEVFDVLANAQQSFTGQDITLFYSKELGLLPYYTSDGVPVNGGLPQNASLRAHLQQATRDIKVSLPSPAYRGLAVIDWEKWRPLWVRNWASMDIYQQQSEEMVRQQHPQWPPELVKEMAKQQFEQSARNFMEQTLRLGEALRADSYWGFYGFPDCYNNDFDSLPYTGMCPAVEQQRNKELWWLWESSRVLYPSIYLPSCLNGTNKVLAYVRHRVAEAFAMQRGVLDGGIPVLPYSQIAFDCTVDFLSQEDLMNTIGESAAQGAAGIILWGSLNYSNSKEMCLRLKDYVEGPLGHYIVNVTASTDLCSQSLCSGRGRCVRKEDKQGFLHLDPFRFAINLQAGKPWLVTQSLESSDDTSGLAELFRCQCYDKWQGPRCDTQDTTS, from the exons ATGGCATTGTGGTGGTCCTGCTGggtcttcctgctgctcctgccttcccTAGCCTGCACCGGGGGGCCTGGCCCTGTCCTTGTCAACCGCCCCTTTGTCACCGTCTGGAACATCCCCACGGAGCGCTGCGCCGAGAAGTACAACGTTACCCTCAACCTGGAGGTCTTTGATGTGTTGGCCAACGCCCAGCAGTCCTTCACCGGGCAGGACATCACCCTGTTCTACAGCAAGGAGCTGGGGCTCCTTCCCTACTACACATCTGACGGGGTGCCAGTGAACGGGGGTCTCCCCCAGAATGCCAGCCTGCGGGCCCACCTCCAGCAGGCCACCCGGGACATCAAGGtctccctgcccagccctgcctaCCGAGGACTGGCTGTCATCGACTGGGAGAAGTGGCGCCCGCTGTGGGTCCGCAACTGGGCCTCCATGGACATCTACCAGCAGCAGTCGGAGGAGATGGTgcggcagcagcacccacagtgGCCCCCCGAGCTGGTGAAGGAGATGGCCAAGCAGCAGTTTGAGCAGAGCGCCCGCAACTTCATGGAGCAGACCCTGCGGCTGGGTGAGGCCCTCCGTGCCGACAGCTACTGGGGGTTCTATGGCTTCCCTGACTGCTACAACAATGACTTCGACAGCCTGCCCTACACCGGGATGTGCCCGGCGGtggagcagcagaggaacaAGGAGCTGTGGTGGCTCTGGGAGAGCAGCCGGGTGCTTTACCCCAGCATCTACCTGCCCTCCTGCCTCAACGGCACCAACAAGGTGCTTGCCTACGTCCGGCACCGTGTGGCTGAGGCTTTTGCCATGCAGCGTGGTGTCCTTGATGGTGGCATCCCTGTTCTGCCCTACTCCCAGATTGCCTTCGACTGCACAGTCGACTTCCTTTCCCAg GAGGACCTGATGAACACCATCGGGGAGAGCGCAGCTCAGGGTGCTGCCGGCATAATCCTCTGGGGCAGCCTCAACTACAGCAATTCCAAG GAGATGTGCCTGAGGCTGAAGGACTATGTGGAAGGGCCACTAGGCCACTACATCGTCAATGTGACAGCCAGCACTGATCTCTGCAGCCAGAGCTTGTGCTCTGGCCGGGGCCGATGCGTGCGCAAGGAGGACAAGCAGGGCTTCCTCCACCTCGACCCCTTCCGCTTTGCCATCAACCTGCAAGCTGGCAAGCCCTGGCTGGTGACCCAGAGCCTGGAGTCCAGTGATGACACCTCGGGGCTGGCTGAGCTGTTCAGGTGCCAGTGCTATGACAAGTGGCAGGGGCCCCGCTGCGACACTCAGGACACCACCAGCTGA